The proteins below come from a single Portunus trituberculatus isolate SZX2019 chromosome 2, ASM1759143v1, whole genome shotgun sequence genomic window:
- the LOC123506376 gene encoding LOW QUALITY PROTEIN: probable peptidyl-prolyl cis-trans isomerase ARB_01071 (The sequence of the model RefSeq protein was modified relative to this genomic sequence to represent the inferred CDS: deleted 3 bases in 2 codons), with protein MGEVVPAAPPCEVFLDLAWPGSAARRVVVSLPRDTPRGRQFVLLCSGQRGACYANTSLFMVWGEGLPGERVEGGDYETNDGEGGAALLPRLHQGDYWRSGKAGAVWWPWGCVDARGAQFGITTRDCRPRGGGVDDDDDDDVFGEVVRGLEVVQEAAQHRPITEVTVVQCGVLLTPPH; from the exons ATGGGCGAGGTGGTGCCGGCCGCCCCGCCCTGCGAGGTGTTCCTGGACCTGGCGTGGCCCGGCAGTGCGGCGCGGCGGGTGGTGGTGAGTCTACCCCGGGACACCCCCAGGGGCCGGCAGTTTGTGTTGCTGTGCTCGGGGCAGCGGGGCGCCTGCTACGCCAACACCTCCTTGTTTATGGTGTGGGGTGAGGGACTGCCgggggagagggtggagggaggtgacTATGAGACCaatgatggggagggaggagccgCCCTGCTGCCTCGCCTTCACCAGGGTGACTACTGGAGGTCAGGCAAGGCGGGGGCTGTGTGGTGGCCATGGGGG TGTGTCGATGCCCGGGGTGCTCAGTTCGGCATCACCACCCGGGACTGTCggcctcgtggtggtggtgtg gatgatgatgatgatgatgatgtgtttgGTGAGGTGGTGCGTGGCCTGGAGGTGGTGCAGGAGGCAGCCCAGCACCGCCCCATTACTGAGGTgactgtggtgcagtgtggcgtcctgctcacaccaccacactga